One Triticum dicoccoides isolate Atlit2015 ecotype Zavitan chromosome 5B, WEW_v2.0, whole genome shotgun sequence genomic window carries:
- the LOC119312951 gene encoding exosome complex exonuclease RRP46 homolog — MEGGGGEERAGGRKANQLRAYSCTRNPLERAHGSARWAQGDTVVVAAVYGPRPGTRKGENPEKASIEVVWKPKTGQIGRQEKEYEMTLKRTLQSICLLTVHPNTTTSLVLQVMGDDGSLLPCAINASCAALVFAGIPMKHLAVAIGCGVLADGDVILDTSKAEEQQLKSFAHLVFPNSSKSVDVKESQQKDGQSERGLITSITHGVMSEDDYFNCIERGLAASARISDFMRTTLQKHTPDYL; from the exons ATGGAGGGGGGCGGAGGGGAGGAGCGGGCGGGAGGTCGGAAGGCGAACCAGCTGCGGGCGTACTCGTGCACGCGGAACCCGCTGGAGCGGGCGCACGGGTCGGCGCGGTGGGCGCAGGGCGacacggtggtggtggcggcggtgtaCGGGCCCCGGCCGGGGACGCGCAAGGGGGAGAACCCCGAGAAGGCGTCCATCGAGGTGGTGTGGAAGCCCAAGACCGGGCAGATCG GGAGGCAGGAGAAGGAGTACGAGATGACGCTCAAGCGGACGCTGCAGAGCATCTGCCTGCTCACCGTCCACCCCAACACCACCACCTCCCTCGTTCTTCAG GTTATGGGTGACGATGGTTCT CTTCTTCCATGTGCAATTAATGCTTCCTGTGCTGCCCTTGTTTTTGCTGGCATCCCTATGAAACATCTTGCTG TTGCAATTGGCTGCGGAGTGTTGGCCGATGGTGATGTGATTTTGGACACAAGCAAGGCAGAAGAGCAG CAATTGAAATCGTTTGCTCACCTGGTGTTCCCCAATTCAAGCAAGTCTGTTGATGTGAAAGAATCACAACAGAAAGATGGGCAGTCAGAACGGGGATTGATAACTTCCATCACCCATGGAGTGATGTCCG AGGACGATTACTTCAACTGTATAGAGAGGGGACTTGCCGCATCTGCGCGGATCTCAGATTTCATGAGGACCACCTTGCAGAAGCACACACCTGACTATCTCTGA
- the LOC119312953 gene encoding heat stress transcription factor A-1-like yields the protein MDGGVAAVASAAAAAAAASSTVTTAVAPPGAGAGAGAPPPFLMKTYDMVDDPATDAVVSWGPANNSFIVWNTPEFARDLLPKYFKHNNFSSFVRQLNTYGFRKVDPDKWEFANEGFLRGQKHLLKTINRRKPSHANNQVQVPQQQQHHQQQHQQQPQLQNAPMPSCVEVGKFGMEEEIEMLKRDKNVLMQELVRLRQQQQTTDHQLQTLGKRLHGMEQRQQQMMSFLAKAMQSPGFLAQFVQQNENSKRRIVAANKKRRLPKQDDGLNPESALLDGQIIKYQPMINEAAKAMLRKILQQDTSPHRFESMGNSDNLLLENCMPSAQTFDSSSSTRNSAVTLAEVPGNSGMPYMPTSSGLSAICSSSTPPEMQCPVLDSNSSTQLPTQLPNMSAASSIPKAMTPGLSDISIPGFPDLHDLITEDAINIPVENFAMPGPECIFPLPDEGSDDSVPMDPIDTDETDDTQKLPGIIDSFWEQFLCASPLSIDNDEVDSGLLDTREAQEENGWTRTENLANLTEQMGLLSSNHRG from the exons ATGGACGGCGGGGTTGCTGCGGTGGCCTCCGCCGCTGCGGCTGCGGCCGCGGCGTCGTCGACGGTGACGACGGCGGTGGCGCCTcccggggcgggggcgggggcgggcgcGCCGCCGCCGTTCCTGATGAAGACGTACGACATGGTGGACGACCCGGCCACGGACGCCGTCGTCTCCTGGGGCCCGGCCAACAACAGCTTCATCGTCTGGAACACGCCCGAGTTCGCCCGGGACCTCCTCCCCAAGTACTTCAAGCACAACAACTTCTCCTCCTTCGTCAGGCAGCTCAACACCTAC ggattcagaaaagttgatccAGACAAGTGGGAATTTGCAAATGAGGGTTTTTTGAGAGGTCAAAAGCATCTACTGAAGACCATCAACAGAAGGAAACCATCGCATGCAAACAACCAAGTGCAAGTGCCACAGCAGCAAcagcaccaccagcagcagcaTCAGCAGCAACCCCAGCTGCAGAATGCTCCAATGCCTTCTTGTGTAGAGGTGGGGAAGTTTGGGATGGAGGAAGAGATTGAGATGCTAAAAAGGGATAAAAATGTTCTAATGCAGGAGCTTGTCAGGCTGAGACAGCAACAGCAGACCACTGACCATCAGCTGCAGACTTTGGGCAAGCGTCTTCACGGAATGGAGCAACGGCAGCAGCAAATGATGTCTTTCCTGGCTAAAGCAATGCAGAGCCCTGGCTTCCTAGCACAATTTGTACAGCAGAACGAAAACAGCAAACGAAGAATAGTAGCCGCCAACAAGAAAAGGAGGCTACCTAAGCAAGATGACGGCCTGAACCCTGAAAGTGCATTGTTGGATGGCCAGATAATCAAGTATCAGCCTATGATCAATGAAGCGGCCAAAGCAATGCTGAGGAAGATCCTGCAGCAGGATACCTCCCCACACAGATTTGAATCCATGGGCAATTCAGATAATTTGCTACTGGAGAACTGTATGCCAAGTGCTCAAACTTTTGACAGCTCTTCATCAACCCGGAATTCTGCAGTCACCCTTGCAGAGGTCCCAGGCAACTCAGGCATGCCATATATGCCCACTAGCTCTGGACTTTCAGCAATTTGTTCATCTTCAACTCCCCCTGAGATGCAGTGTCCAGTTCTGGACAGCAACTCATCCACACAACTTCCCACACAACTTCCCAACATGAGTGCTGCGTCTTCTATTCCAAAGGCTATGACACCAGGTTTAAGTGATATCAGCATTCCAGGATTCCCAGATCTGCATGATCTCATAACGGAGGACGCAATTAATATTCCTGTAGAGAATTTCGCAATGCCTGGTCCTGAGTGTATATTCCCCCTACCTGATGAAGGCAGTGATGACTCTGTTCCCATGGACCCCATCGACACTGATGAGACGGATGACACCCAGAAGCTTCCAGGAATCATTGATTCCTTCTGGGAGCAGTTCCTTTGTGCCAGCCCTCTCTCCATCGACAACGACGAGGTCGACTCAGGTCTGCTGGACACAAGGGAAGCGCAAGAGGAGAATGGATGGACCAGGACCGAGAACTTGGCAAACCTGACTGAACAAATGGGGTTGCTGTCATCCAACCATAGAGGGTGA
- the LOC119312954 gene encoding uncharacterized protein LOC119312954 isoform X1: MPCGINLPSLGKLTLSDVKVYQDSLDALIAHSPHLEDIHLIQPAMFLDLIASKVLKRLTIDGYIDPHKGFTISAPHLVSFECTDYQLEDISWRDQPTLESAHIDTCGSTFDGETKYTEMLLHANKLALFGLDIKVMLDNELPTCSAFQSLTSLEIGGWHLAEDLYAVLRLLKLSPRLEKLKLVHDSGKGAGADAQPTNGMTFGCRLLHSVTIQCTNGDEGVDKLVSVVVANGVSLYKIHVTMTYREYIEKRASELEDKASVAEEPAKKVRLC, encoded by the exons AGGATTCTCTGGACGCTTTGATTGCTCACAGCCCTCACCTGGAAGACATTCATTTGATACAGCCTGCCATGTTTCTTGACCTCATAGCCTCCAAGGTGTTAAAAAGGCTGACCATTGATGGCTACATAGATCCACACAAGGGTTTTACAATTTCTGCTCCTCATCTGGTAAGCTTTGAGTGCACGGATTACCAACTGGAAGATATTTCTTGGAGAGACCAGCCAACTCTAGAGAGTGCACACATTGATACTTGTGGGAGTACGTTTGATGGCGAAACTAAGTATACCGAAATGCTTCTGCATGCCAATAAACTTGCCTTATTTGGTCTCGACATAAAG GTTATGCTGGACaatgagttgccaacatgctcagcaTTTCAGAGCCTCACAAGTCTGGAAATCGGAGGATGGCATCTGGCTGAGGACCTATACGCCGTGCTCCGCCTCCTTAAGCTTTCACCAAGGCTAGAAAAGCTCAAACTGGTGCATGACTCG GGTAAAGGAGCGGGCGCGGATGCTCAGCCAACAAACGGAATGACCTTCGGGTGCCGGCTTCTTCACAGCGTGACGATACAATGCACCAACGGCGACGAAGGGGTTGACAAGCTGGTGAGTGTTGTGGTGGCGAACGGGGTCAGCCTGTACAAGATACATGTCACCATGACTTACCGTGAGTATATCGAGAAGAGGGCCTCTGAGCTAGAGGATAAGGCGTCCGTCGCTGAGGAACCGGCGAAGAAGGTGAGACTTTGCTGA
- the LOC119312954 gene encoding uncharacterized protein LOC119312954 isoform X2 gives MPCGINLPSLGKLTLSDVKVYQDSLDALIAHSPHLEDIHLIQPAMFLDLIASKVLKRLTIDGYIDPHKGFTISAPHLVMLDNELPTCSAFQSLTSLEIGGWHLAEDLYAVLRLLKLSPRLEKLKLVHDSGKGAGADAQPTNGMTFGCRLLHSVTIQCTNGDEGVDKLVSVVVANGVSLYKIHVTMTYREYIEKRASELEDKASVAEEPAKKVRLC, from the exons AGGATTCTCTGGACGCTTTGATTGCTCACAGCCCTCACCTGGAAGACATTCATTTGATACAGCCTGCCATGTTTCTTGACCTCATAGCCTCCAAGGTGTTAAAAAGGCTGACCATTGATGGCTACATAGATCCACACAAGGGTTTTACAATTTCTGCTCCTCATCTG GTTATGCTGGACaatgagttgccaacatgctcagcaTTTCAGAGCCTCACAAGTCTGGAAATCGGAGGATGGCATCTGGCTGAGGACCTATACGCCGTGCTCCGCCTCCTTAAGCTTTCACCAAGGCTAGAAAAGCTCAAACTGGTGCATGACTCG GGTAAAGGAGCGGGCGCGGATGCTCAGCCAACAAACGGAATGACCTTCGGGTGCCGGCTTCTTCACAGCGTGACGATACAATGCACCAACGGCGACGAAGGGGTTGACAAGCTGGTGAGTGTTGTGGTGGCGAACGGGGTCAGCCTGTACAAGATACATGTCACCATGACTTACCGTGAGTATATCGAGAAGAGGGCCTCTGAGCTAGAGGATAAGGCGTCCGTCGCTGAGGAACCGGCGAAGAAGGTGAGACTTTGCTGA
- the LOC119312950 gene encoding nucleolar protein 12-like, which produces MGGWLPTVAGQINFPPFLLLAAAAAAARKPPTPTPRTREMAKKGKDAAEPDAKAAAVRSLFSADNPFRRKESAPPPTPASASAAVPKPARKPRRRPEAEAEAEAEPAVPSRRKRSEEDGEGPARRKRKRDEVESGYERRTLGAAPADNEERPRPVVGAKRKAPHDVEAAASGGESEDEAFDDEGKLLRTVFVGNLPLRTKRKALTKEFAAFGEVDSVRIRSVPLGDTKIPRKGAVIKGKINDLVDNVHAYIVFKDEQCARTALSHNMALFNGNHIRVDMACPPRKKLRGEGPLYDRKRTVFVGNLPFDVKDEELYQLFCGPSGPQGDVEAIRVVRDPDSSLGKGIAYVLFKTREAANSVVKKRGLKIRDRFLRLTHAKAADATPKADSGKKRGTPKQKTPFTPGSKSREGSDSNKRKAPASLSYQGLKSTKSGVVKKVKVARRPINQGKQQGRPSETGQSESARKAKRPAVAARKAKQLNKKRKQDGSTPENTHRSKKARK; this is translated from the exons ATGGGTGGGTGGCTCCCCACGGTCGCGGGCCAAATAAATTTCCCACCTTTtcttctcctcgccgccgccgccgccgccgcccgcaaaccgccgacgccgacgccgaggaCGAGGGAGATGGCGAAGAAGGGGAAGGACGCCGCCGAGCCCGACGCCAAGGCGGCGGCCGTCCGCTCCCTCTTCTCCGCCGACAACCCCTTCCGCCGCAAGGAGTCCGCTCCCCCACCGACCCCCGCGTCCGCATCCGCCGCCGTCCCCAAGCCGGCGCGCAAGCCCCGGAGGCGGcccgaggcggaggcggaggcggaggcggagcccGCGGTGCCGTCCCGGAGGAAGCGGAGCGAGGAGGATGGGGAGGGCCCGGCGCGGCGCAAGCGGAAGCGGGACGAGGTGGAGTCCGGCTACGAGCGGCGGACGCTGGGGGCGGCGCCCGCGGACAACGAGGAGCGGCCGCGGCCGGTCGTCGGGGCCAAGAGGAAGGCGCCCCACGACGTCGAGGCGGCGGCCTCCGGCGGGGAGTCGGAGGACGAGGCGTTCGACGACGAGGGCAAGCTGCTCAGGACGGTCTTCGTGGGGAACCTGCCGCTGCGGACCAAGCGCAAGGCGCTCACCAAGGAGTTCGCCGCCTTCGGCGAGGTCGACTCCGTCAGGATCCGCTCTGTGCCCCTCGGCGAC ACCAAGATTCCGCGGAAGGGAGCCGTCATCAAAGGCAAGATCAATGACTTGGTCGACAA TGTACATGCCTACATCGTCTTCAAAGATGAGCAGTGTGCGCGGACAGCTTTATCTCATAATATGGCACTG TTCAATGGCAATCACATCCGTGTTGACATGGCGTGTCCGCCTCGTAAAAAGCTAAGAGGAGAAGGACCTCTTTATGACAGAAAGAGGACAGTGTTTGTTGGTAACCTTCCATTCGATGTAAAG GATGAGGAGCTCTACCAGCTCTTCTGCGGTCCCAGTGGACCACAAGGTGATGTTGAAGCTATACGAGTTGTCAGAGATCCAGATTCAAGCCTAGGAAAGGGTATCGCTTATGTTCTATTCAAAACAAGG GAAGCTGCTAACTCTGTTGTGAAAAAACGTGGCCTTAAGATCAGAGACCGCTTTTTGAGGCTCACCCATGCAAAGGCAGCCGACGCGACGCCGAAGGCAGATTCTGGGAAAAAGCGCGGCACTCCAAAACAGAAGACACCTTTCACGCCAGGCAGCAAGTCTCGCGAAGGCAGCGACAGTAACAAACGCAAGGCGCCGGCAAGCCTGTCTTACCAAGGCCTGAAGTCGACCAAATCCGGCGTCGTGAAGAAGGTGAAGGTGGCCCGGCGCCCCATCAACCAAGGGAAGCAGCAAGGCAGGCCTAGCGAGACGGGACAAAGCGAGAGTGCCCGCAAGGCCAAGCGGCCCGCCGTGGCAGCAAGGAAGGCGAAGCAGCTGAACAAGAAGCGCAAGCAGGACGGCTCGACGCCCGAGAACACGCACCGGAGCAAGAAGGCGAGGAAGTAG
- the LOC119312952 gene encoding protein NUCLEAR FUSION DEFECTIVE 2-like produces the protein MAPPPPATLAAVLLLVSVSVSVASHPLASGLKYSPAASSPFDAALAALQGRIGYAFGSPDLLRRAMTHASYSRENGRALAVLGLAAAESAAALRALAADRDAPASAVSRAARDAAGEAACAAAGARAGIPAVVRVAGSTKASAPPVVCGALRALLGAVAVDNGTADAAAEVFWRLHVVAASAAAM, from the coding sequence ATGGCGCCCCCGCCGCCGGCAACgctcgccgccgtcctcctcctcgtctccgtctccgtctccgtcgcctCCCACCCACTAGCCTCGGGACTGAAGTATTCCCCGGCGGCCTCGTCTCCGTTCGACGCGGCGCTGGCGGCGCTGCAGGGCCGGATCGGCTACGCGTTCGGGTCCCCGGACCTGCTCCGCCGGGCGATGACGCACGCCTCCTACTCGCGCGAGAACGGCCGGGCTTTGGCCGTGCTGGGCCTGGCCGCGGCGGAGTCGGCCGCCGCGCTGCGCGCGCTCGCAGCCGACCGCGACGCGCCGGCCTCCGCCGTCTCCCGCGCCGCGCGCGACGCCGCGGGGGAGGCCGCCTGCGCCGCGGCGGGGGCCCGCGCGGGGATCCCGGCCGTCGTGCGCGTCGCCGGGTCCACCAAGGCCTCGGCCCCGCCCGTGGTCTGCGGCGCCCTCCGCGCGCTCCTCGGCGCCGTCGCCGTCGACAACGgcaccgccgacgccgccgccgaggtcttctggcgcctccacgtcgtcgccgcctccgccgccgccatgtgA